TAACTCGGAATATTTGTTGACAGCCCTCCCGTCCTCCGCTAGCCTGTGGGCATGGCGAAGAAGGTTCTCATGATAAGCGCGGACATGTTCGAGGACGTCGAGCTCCTCGCCCCGCTGTATCGCCTCAAGGAAGAGGGCATCCAGGTGACCCTGGCCTCCATGGGCTCGGGCGCCATCAAGGGCAAGCACGGCTACGAGGTCAAGCCCGACGTGACGCTCAGGGACGTCAAGCCCGGGGACTACGACATGCTGGTCCTCCCCGGAGGGAAAGCGCCGGCCTCGGTGCGCAAGGACGAGGACGCCTTGAGGGTCGTCAGGCACTTCTTTGAGAAGAACAAGCCCGTGGCCGCCATCTGCCACGGGCCCCAGATACTCATCTCCGCCGGGGTCATGAAGGGGCGGACGGCCACCAGCTACAAGAGTGTGCAGAAGGAGCTGGCCGACGCGGGAGCGAACGCGAAGGACCGGGAAGTGGTGGTGGACGGCAACCTGGTGACCTCCCGGCAGCCCTCAGACATCCCGGCCTTCCTCCGGGAACTGATGAAGAAGGTCCGTTGAGCGGGTCTGCACGCGCAGGGAAGGGGAGCGAAGGGGGACGGCGGGAGCCGTCCCGGTTACTCGTCGAAGAAGCCGTGTTCTTTCATTTCCCCGAAGACCCAGTTGTCTTCGAGGATGTCGTCGCTTTCCAGCTCGGGACGCCTGGCGGCAATCTCCTTGAGGAAAAGGTAGACGAGTTTCTTCTTGTCGGTGTCCAGGTCCTCGGTCTTGTTGTGGGCCACGTTCAAAAGGGCGCTCCTGACCTCCAGGGCCTTCATCCTGTCGTGGAGAACCTTCTCGTCGATTTCACGGTTTACGACCACGCGGCAGCCCTTCTCCTCATCGACCACGAGCTTCAGAGGGGTTCCCGGGTCGGGCTCCTCCACGCCCTTTTCCCGGCACCAGTCGTAGACGTTCTCCACAAAGGTCAGCTCCACGAGGAACAGACAGTAATCCTCAAGAAGCCTGTCGAGGGTGCTCCGGTACTGTTCAGCTATCACCGCCTTCCTCCTTCTGGATGCGCCTCATGTGCAGGGCCAGCTCCCTCAGGGCGTCCGCCAGGCTCATTCCCCGTTCGGTCAGCCGCCTGATGTACTCGGCTTTTGCCAGGTCGTTGACGATTTTCCCGTTCGTCCCG
This window of the Nitrospirota bacterium genome carries:
- a CDS encoding type 1 glutamine amidotransferase, with translation MAKKVLMISADMFEDVELLAPLYRLKEEGIQVTLASMGSGAIKGKHGYEVKPDVTLRDVKPGDYDMLVLPGGKAPASVRKDEDALRVVRHFFEKNKPVAAICHGPQILISAGVMKGRTATSYKSVQKELADAGANAKDREVVVDGNLVTSRQPSDIPAFLRELMKKVR